The Sus scrofa isolate TJ Tabasco breed Duroc chromosome 6, Sscrofa11.1, whole genome shotgun sequence region CTTCCTGGGAGAGGCCCCAGCTCTGAGGGGCCCAGTCTCTACCAAGCAGCTCTCACCTGACGCAAAGGGACAATGAGACGAGCAATTACACGGAAAAAAGCTGCACAACCAAACACTGGCTGTGTTTGGTGGGGAGGGGACCCCGTATGGGCATAAGGGCTATTGTAATTCAAACAGAGAAGAGGCAGCTAGCAGGGGCCATTCTGGACCCAAGGGGGCCAGAGGACAAGGACAGGCAGGACCAATCCCTGGGCCCTAGGGTGGACCAAAGAGCAGAGACAGGTGACCGCAGGTCTGGAGGGCTCTGACAGGACCAGCCAGGGGCCCCATTTCACGTGTGGTCCGTCCCACTCAGGTATTCAGAGCACGGGGTCTGGAGGTCAGCGACGGGAGAGGTCAGCCTCCTCCAGCCACCCGCCCCGGCCTCGAAGGAGGGCCAGCCagagtcccctcccctcccctggggaACGCCTTCTCTGTTGCAGGCACAGTGAAGGAGGTGGAGGTGCCACAGGCTGCCCTGGGCACCCCAGCTCCTGGGACGGGGACCAGTGGCCACTCGCCTGTGGTCGAGGAGGAGGGGGGCACCCCCGCGCCGGCACCAGGGCTCCTGCAGGTCACGGAGAGGCGGCGTAAGTACAGCCcacgggcgggggcgggggcgggcccacccccaccgcccTGGCCCCCAGGGCCTCGGCTGTGCCCCCTCCGTGCCACCGCGCTGGGCCTCACCTGGCCCTGGCGGAGGCGGAGGTCCCCCGCTGaccagcccctctgcccccagagccCCTGAGCAGTGTCTCCTCCCTGGAGGTGCACTTCGACCTCCTGGACCTCACCGAGCTCACCGACATGTCCGACCAGGAGCTGGCCGAGGTCTTCGCCGACTCTGACGACGAGAACCTGACCAGCGACTCGCCCACAGGTGGGGCTGGCGCTGGGGCCTGGAGGGCG contains the following coding sequences:
- the DBNDD1 gene encoding dysbindin domain-containing protein 1 encodes the protein MEPREGASQGGTVKEVEVPQAALGTPAPGTGTSGHSPVVEEEGGTPAPAPGLLQVTERRQPLSSVSSLEVHFDLLDLTELTDMSDQELAEVFADSDDENLTSDSPTGLHPLPRAGCLRSPSWTRTRAEQKREKQPLGDPERQPAVADTFLTVERPKED